One region of Pyramidobacter sp. YE332 genomic DNA includes:
- a CDS encoding iron ABC transporter permease, whose product MPPSPVGNLERWRSQLRARYFRLGAALGVLLFLTALWRITQGEWNIPLSRVFELLSPFLPAAESETAEALVIRAVRLPRFFAAAGAGGLLAVSGVVLQGLLANPLAEPYTLGIAAGAAFGGAVGFFFDRLAVTPTAFAGALGSLALVNLIARKNGGSGAYLVLAGIVANAVLSAGVTLLKAVADDKLGAIVLWLMGSFSGASPAAARLVWLGAAITLVPAWLYGRRLDAVSLGEGQGEMLGVDEKKLRRRLLCAASLGTAMSVSSFGIIGFVGLVAPHVLRLLIGPSHRPLLVFSFLAGALLTALADGAAQRLGELPVGVITALIGGPFFCWILVKRK is encoded by the coding sequence ATGCCTCCGTCGCCTGTCGGAAATCTCGAGCGCTGGCGTTCGCAACTTCGTGCGCGATACTTCCGCCTCGGAGCGGCGCTCGGCGTTCTGCTCTTTCTGACGGCGCTGTGGCGAATCACGCAGGGAGAGTGGAATATTCCACTCTCCCGCGTCTTTGAACTGCTCTCGCCGTTTCTTCCCGCCGCCGAGAGCGAGACCGCCGAGGCGCTGGTGATCCGCGCCGTCCGCCTGCCGCGGTTCTTCGCGGCGGCGGGAGCCGGGGGGCTGCTCGCCGTCTCGGGTGTCGTCCTGCAGGGGCTTTTGGCCAATCCGTTGGCCGAACCTTACACGCTGGGCATCGCCGCGGGCGCGGCGTTCGGCGGCGCGGTGGGATTTTTCTTCGACCGCTTGGCGGTGACGCCGACGGCGTTCGCCGGCGCGCTCGGTTCGCTGGCGCTGGTCAATCTGATCGCGCGCAAAAACGGCGGCAGCGGCGCGTATCTGGTGCTGGCGGGCATCGTCGCCAACGCCGTGCTCTCGGCGGGGGTGACGCTTCTCAAGGCCGTCGCCGACGACAAGCTGGGAGCGATCGTGCTCTGGCTGATGGGCAGTTTTTCCGGCGCTTCGCCCGCGGCGGCGCGTCTGGTCTGGCTGGGCGCGGCGATCACGCTGGTCCCGGCCTGGCTTTACGGGCGACGGCTCGACGCCGTCTCGCTCGGCGAAGGGCAGGGGGAAATGCTCGGCGTCGACGAGAAAAAACTGCGGCGGCGTCTGCTCTGCGCCGCATCGCTGGGCACGGCCATGAGCGTGAGCAGTTTCGGCATCATCGGTTTCGTGGGGCTGGTGGCGCCGCATGTCCTGCGGCTCCTCATCGGGCCCTCGCACCGGCCGCTGCTGGTCTTCAGCTTCCTCGCCGGCGCTCTGCTGACGGCGCTGGCGGACGGAGCGGCCCAGCGTCTCGGGGAACTGCCCGTCGGCGTGATCACGGCGCTGATCGGCGGCCCTTTTTTCTGCTGGATTCTGGTGAAAAGAAAATGA
- a CDS encoding sirohydrochlorin cobaltochelatase: MALAQLNDEGFATVGVMPTHIIPGAEYDEIKNVVEAWGELKGKYGIKDLRLGKTFLSSVEGCDEMAAILVKRFEKLAGKDTAVVLMGHGTPHHIANAMYSQLQVALNKVADGRFFIGTVENTPLIEDVVAALKKAGYKKTLVSPLMIVAGDHANNDMADKDDPESWYSILKKEGFAVETYIKGLGEDKNVTAAFVEHLKEMMK; the protein is encoded by the coding sequence ATGGCTTTGGCGCAGCTGAACGACGAAGGGTTCGCTACGGTCGGCGTGATGCCGACGCACATCATCCCCGGCGCCGAATACGACGAGATCAAGAACGTTGTCGAAGCTTGGGGCGAACTGAAAGGCAAATACGGCATCAAGGATCTGCGCCTCGGCAAGACGTTCCTGTCCAGCGTCGAAGGCTGCGACGAGATGGCCGCGATCCTCGTGAAGAGATTCGAAAAACTCGCCGGCAAGGACACCGCCGTCGTGCTGATGGGACACGGCACGCCGCACCATATCGCCAACGCCATGTACAGCCAGCTTCAGGTCGCCCTAAACAAAGTCGCCGACGGCCGTTTCTTCATCGGCACCGTCGAGAACACGCCGCTGATCGAAGACGTCGTCGCCGCGCTGAAGAAAGCCGGCTACAAGAAGACGCTCGTCTCGCCGCTGATGATCGTGGCCGGCGACCACGCCAACAACGACATGGCCGACAAAGACGATCCGGAGTCCTGGTACAGCATCCTCAAGAAGGAAGGCTTCGCCGTCGAGACTTACATCAAGGGCCTTGGCGAGGACAAGAACGTTACCGCCGCCTTCGTGGAACACCTGAAGGAAATGATGAAGTAA
- a CDS encoding sirohydrochlorin cobaltochelatase has translation MNMSFKSMILAVTLVAVAFSGIACAKEAKKEEKQAILITSFGTSMPSARKAIDNLVVAAKKAFPGAEVRLAFTSNIIRRKLAREGKKNVPPRPSWLWRS, from the coding sequence ATGAATATGTCCTTTAAGTCCATGATTCTCGCCGTCACCCTCGTGGCCGTCGCTTTCTCCGGGATCGCCTGCGCCAAGGAAGCCAAAAAGGAAGAGAAACAGGCCATCCTGATCACCTCTTTCGGCACCTCCATGCCCAGCGCCCGCAAAGCGATCGACAATCTGGTCGTCGCCGCCAAAAAGGCGTTCCCCGGCGCCGAGGTGCGCTTGGCCTTTACCTCCAACATCATCCGCCGCAAGCTGGCCCGCGAAGGCAAGAAGAACGTTCCCCCACGCCCGTCATGGCTTTGGCGCAGCTGA
- a CDS encoding GNAT family N-acetyltransferase — protein MENSLRLEVVTSLRPEAVVDLYMDAGWWEEGWSEDVIPAMVANSFRFVALFDGGELVGMGRALSDGVSDAYIQDIVVRTDYRGQGWGKKIVSRLVKELRAVGIDWIGLVGAPGTQAFYEKLGFSEMPQFVPMKYQC, from the coding sequence TTGGAAAATTCACTGCGCCTTGAAGTGGTTACATCGCTCCGCCCCGAGGCGGTCGTCGATCTTTACATGGATGCCGGCTGGTGGGAAGAGGGCTGGAGCGAAGACGTCATCCCCGCGATGGTGGCCAATTCCTTCCGGTTCGTGGCGCTGTTCGACGGCGGCGAGCTGGTCGGCATGGGACGCGCCCTTTCCGACGGCGTCAGCGACGCTTACATTCAGGACATCGTGGTGCGCACCGATTACCGCGGTCAGGGCTGGGGGAAGAAGATCGTTTCCCGGCTTGTGAAGGAACTCCGCGCCGTCGGGATCGACTGGATCGGTCTGGTCGGCGCTCCGGGCACCCAAGCCTTTTACGAGAAGCTCGGCTTCAGCGAAATGCCCCAGTTCGTGCCCATGAAGTATCAGTGCTGA
- a CDS encoding AMP-binding protein has product MERLEDLLLESLRKRAAADVFWWDGEWLKGQALLDAVAAEREALTAAGFKEGQRLMTLLPNCPALLTLTLAVWTLKGTLVPLNMRAGTDNLLPTIDLVQPFAIAVARGDAKAAAGVLRYPVVEIEPTTGTLDKFRGVERKTTTSDWAVFFTTSGTTGLPKAVPLSHENFVDNVRSICKHFPIYPSDTIIWALPNFHSFGLTLSMLLPQYAGAKVAAVPAFMPPLKTLEAIRDAGCTVLFLVPAMLEFLKRSAAHNPIEINSVRAVITGGDRLNTMLDQASMELFGHPILEGYGTTECSPVVTFNNDEKTRKLGTIGPVLPGYEWKVCDQQGNALPPETPGVLKLRGKSVFHGYYEAPEVTAERLAPDGWYDTGDVVKYDADGYITVLDRLTDIIIVGGFNVYPQEVERILNVHPSIAQAAVVAMHHLVNGEIPRAFVVLKEGASVTDRDIIEYCKGKLANYKIPRKVDFVESLPVSPSGKILRRKLRELE; this is encoded by the coding sequence ATGGAACGTCTTGAAGATCTCCTGCTGGAGAGTTTGAGAAAACGCGCCGCCGCGGATGTGTTTTGGTGGGACGGGGAGTGGCTGAAGGGGCAGGCGCTGCTGGACGCCGTCGCCGCGGAACGCGAAGCGCTGACGGCGGCCGGTTTCAAAGAAGGGCAGCGGCTCATGACGCTGCTGCCCAACTGCCCGGCGCTGCTGACGTTGACTCTTGCCGTCTGGACCCTGAAAGGCACGCTGGTCCCGCTGAACATGCGCGCCGGCACCGACAATCTGCTGCCCACCATCGACCTCGTGCAGCCGTTCGCGATCGCGGTCGCGCGCGGCGACGCCAAAGCCGCAGCGGGCGTGCTGCGCTACCCCGTCGTGGAGATCGAGCCGACGACAGGCACGCTTGACAAATTCCGCGGCGTGGAACGCAAAACGACGACGTCCGACTGGGCCGTGTTCTTCACGACCTCGGGCACGACCGGCCTGCCCAAGGCCGTGCCGCTGAGCCACGAAAATTTCGTCGACAACGTGCGCTCGATCTGCAAACATTTCCCGATTTATCCGAGCGACACGATCATCTGGGCGCTGCCGAACTTCCACTCCTTCGGCCTGACGCTCTCCATGCTGCTGCCCCAATACGCCGGCGCGAAAGTCGCCGCCGTGCCCGCATTCATGCCGCCGCTGAAAACGCTCGAGGCGATCCGCGACGCCGGCTGTACCGTGCTGTTCCTCGTGCCCGCCATGCTCGAGTTCCTGAAGCGTTCGGCCGCACACAATCCCATCGAGATCAACTCGGTCCGCGCCGTCATTACCGGCGGCGACCGGCTCAATACGATGCTCGACCAGGCCAGCATGGAGCTGTTCGGCCATCCCATTCTCGAAGGCTACGGCACGACCGAGTGCTCACCCGTCGTCACCTTCAACAACGACGAAAAGACGCGCAAGCTCGGCACCATCGGTCCCGTCCTGCCCGGCTACGAGTGGAAAGTCTGCGATCAGCAGGGCAACGCGCTGCCGCCGGAAACGCCCGGCGTGCTCAAACTGCGCGGCAAGTCCGTGTTCCACGGCTACTACGAAGCGCCCGAAGTCACCGCCGAGCGCCTCGCCCCCGACGGCTGGTACGACACCGGCGACGTCGTCAAATACGACGCGGACGGCTACATCACCGTGCTCGACCGCCTCACCGACATCATCATCGTCGGCGGTTTCAACGTCTATCCCCAGGAAGTGGAACGCATCCTCAACGTCCATCCGTCGATCGCCCAGGCGGCCGTCGTGGCCATGCACCACCTCGTCAACGGCGAGATCCCGCGCGCTTTCGTCGTGCTCAAGGAAGGCGCTTCGGTCACCGACCGCGACATCATCGAATACTGCAAGGGCAAACTCGCCAACTACAAGATCCCGCGCAAGGTCGATTTCGTCGAGAGCCTGCCCGTGTCGCCTTCGGGCAAGATCCTGCGCCGCAAGCTGAGAGAGCTTGAGTGA
- a CDS encoding M23 family metallopeptidase — translation MPRSGHGGLDLRAAVGTPVRAIADGTVVLEGAHYFSGGAVYVDHGGGVLSAYFHLSKNLVEAGQKVKAGDAIALSGATGRVTGPHLHLGLFSGGAALDPLPLLEPQRLPKGVEVLYEF, via the coding sequence GTGCCCCGCAGCGGCCATGGCGGCCTCGACCTGCGCGCCGCCGTCGGTACGCCGGTCAGAGCGATCGCCGACGGTACGGTCGTGCTCGAAGGGGCCCATTATTTTTCCGGCGGCGCCGTCTACGTGGATCACGGCGGCGGCGTGCTGTCCGCCTATTTCCATCTTTCGAAGAACCTCGTCGAAGCCGGCCAGAAAGTGAAAGCCGGCGACGCGATCGCCCTTTCCGGCGCGACGGGGCGCGTCACCGGACCGCACCTCCACCTCGGCCTTTTCAGCGGCGGCGCGGCGCTCGATCCTCTGCCGCTGCTCGAACCACAAAGATTGCCCAAAGGCGTGGAAGTGCTGTACGAATTTTAG
- a CDS encoding thioredoxin family protein, with protein sequence MFMFESCPHCKLARKCLDELKAEHPEYAAVPFEMVDEKKQPDVAAKYDYYYVPTFFVDGEKVHEGHAEKADVEKVFKAALA encoded by the coding sequence ATGTTCATGTTCGAAAGCTGCCCTCACTGCAAGCTGGCCCGCAAGTGCCTCGACGAGCTGAAGGCCGAACACCCCGAGTACGCCGCCGTTCCGTTCGAGATGGTCGACGAGAAGAAACAGCCCGACGTCGCCGCGAAGTACGATTACTATTATGTGCCCACGTTTTTCGTGGACGGCGAGAAAGTTCACGAAGGGCACGCCGAGAAGGCCGACGTGGAAAAAGTCTTCAAGGCCGCCCTGGCATAG
- a CDS encoding TolC family protein, which translates to MPVYKETIAALLAAAVLAVPAAAKDGRASKRPERPVLTTETALELACANNPSLAAAEARIEQARQQLAQARADKLPKLYAALAGAWQGEEGKVPAVVTVDPKSDPPKVFSGYALNSFEEAYQAALGVQWLLFSSGAVENTIAARTMAFRGIQTREVRTGQAVENAVLVSYYNLQRARAKLAVAEEVLALSKEHLSQVRNFFKYGVVAQDEVLRVEVDVSNGELNVISAKNAVDVRWRALERAVGTELRSKFDLPEPDRNAAPKDAPHWDEASLYALRPELKALDFSRRAALAVAAASRASTGPKIVAGGEVFNTGRDFWPDDLDTWKLSLSLRWDFYDGGKARAQVKEYRARAQELLAQIEDVKRQVALEVSSAQLNFESARQRIDVASRQVASAQEDYRMALLRYKSSVGTNLDVLDARTALTNARTQLVDAVYDMNSSRADLDYALGLSERFKLPDAVPPAAAGRNGAKN; encoded by the coding sequence ATGCCCGTGTACAAGGAAACGATCGCCGCTCTTCTGGCGGCCGCTGTGCTGGCCGTCCCCGCCGCGGCGAAGGACGGCCGCGCCTCAAAACGCCCCGAACGTCCCGTGCTGACGACGGAGACGGCCCTTGAACTGGCCTGCGCGAACAATCCCTCGCTGGCGGCCGCCGAGGCCCGCATCGAACAGGCCCGGCAGCAGCTCGCCCAGGCCCGCGCCGACAAACTGCCCAAGCTGTACGCCGCGCTCGCCGGGGCGTGGCAGGGCGAGGAGGGAAAAGTTCCTGCTGTTGTAACCGTCGATCCAAAGTCCGATCCGCCTAAAGTTTTCAGCGGTTACGCCCTCAATTCCTTCGAAGAGGCGTATCAGGCCGCGCTCGGCGTGCAGTGGCTGCTTTTCAGCAGCGGCGCCGTCGAGAACACGATCGCCGCGCGCACAATGGCCTTCCGCGGCATTCAGACCCGCGAAGTCCGCACCGGCCAGGCCGTGGAGAACGCCGTGCTCGTCTCCTATTACAACCTGCAGCGCGCCCGCGCCAAGCTGGCCGTGGCCGAAGAGGTGCTCGCGCTTTCCAAAGAACATCTGTCGCAGGTCAGGAACTTTTTCAAGTACGGCGTCGTCGCTCAGGACGAAGTGCTGCGCGTGGAAGTCGACGTGTCCAACGGCGAGCTGAACGTGATCTCCGCCAAAAACGCCGTGGACGTGCGCTGGCGCGCGCTCGAACGCGCCGTCGGCACCGAGCTGCGCTCGAAATTCGACCTGCCGGAGCCGGACCGGAACGCGGCGCCGAAAGACGCGCCCCACTGGGACGAGGCCAGCCTTTACGCCCTGCGTCCCGAGCTGAAGGCGCTCGATTTCTCGCGCCGCGCCGCGCTGGCCGTCGCCGCCGCGTCGCGCGCGTCTACCGGTCCGAAGATTGTCGCCGGCGGAGAAGTTTTCAACACGGGGCGCGATTTCTGGCCCGACGATCTGGACACGTGGAAGCTGTCGCTCAGCCTGCGATGGGATTTCTACGACGGCGGCAAGGCCCGCGCCCAGGTCAAGGAGTACAGAGCGCGGGCGCAGGAACTGCTCGCCCAGATCGAAGACGTGAAACGGCAGGTCGCGCTGGAGGTCTCGTCGGCGCAGCTGAACTTCGAATCGGCGCGCCAGCGCATCGACGTGGCTTCACGCCAGGTCGCCAGCGCGCAGGAAGATTACCGCATGGCCCTGTTGCGCTATAAATCCAGCGTCGGCACCAACCTCGACGTGCTCGACGCCCGCACCGCCCTGACCAACGCCCGCACTCAGCTCGTCGACGCCGTTTACGACATGAACAGCAGCCGCGCCGATCTCGACTACGCGCTCGGCCTTTCGGAACGGTTCAAGCTGCCCGACGCCGTTCCGCCCGCGGCGGCAGGACGGAACGGCGCGAAAAATTGA
- a CDS encoding tyrosine-type recombinase/integrase gives MLDRTGKKKKADGTPLTKVTIDQAKPEAKAYVLADTANGLYLRVYPSGLKKWVIRTRIGGVEARRTIGRYPDMSLKDARIEASNIAEDLLNGRALRGPSLQQLADRWLTEFVRKKTPDEEYIKRLRFSYFSAALRQKPCADVTRRELVMDLKRIQKEHSYKTAQRTATIVTGLFDYALDEGVLGKSPAGNLSRALIPDSPEDTEQQHFAAVTDPAGVGRLMRAIDTVSTPTTRLALLFVMYTFVRQKEMRQATWAEIDFEKRLWIIPASHTKRRREQRDHVVPLSRQAMAILETQKMRSFTSKEALIFPSDIKGAQLPKTLLLNAVKTLHATLPEDQRPPETTVHGFRATASTLLNGMGFPRDVIERQLSHKERDKVRNAYNRFEYIEERTAMMQVYADYLDALRDGTPTYE, from the coding sequence ATGCTCGATCGAACGGGGAAGAAAAAGAAGGCTGACGGCACGCCGCTGACGAAGGTGACGATCGACCAGGCAAAGCCGGAAGCCAAGGCGTATGTCTTGGCCGATACGGCGAATGGTCTGTATCTGCGCGTCTACCCCAGCGGGTTGAAGAAGTGGGTCATCCGCACGCGCATCGGCGGCGTGGAGGCTCGCCGGACGATCGGCAGGTATCCCGACATGTCGCTGAAAGACGCCCGCATCGAGGCGAGCAACATCGCCGAAGATCTGTTGAACGGGCGGGCGCTGCGCGGACCGTCTTTGCAGCAGCTGGCCGACCGTTGGCTGACGGAGTTCGTGCGCAAGAAAACGCCCGACGAGGAGTACATCAAGCGCCTGCGCTTCTCGTATTTCAGCGCGGCGCTGCGGCAGAAACCCTGCGCCGACGTGACGCGCCGCGAGCTGGTCATGGATCTGAAGCGGATCCAGAAAGAGCATTCGTACAAGACCGCCCAGCGCACCGCGACCATCGTCACCGGCCTGTTCGACTACGCGCTCGACGAAGGCGTGCTCGGCAAAAGCCCGGCCGGCAATCTGTCGCGCGCGCTGATCCCCGACTCGCCCGAGGACACGGAGCAGCAGCACTTCGCGGCGGTCACCGATCCTGCCGGCGTCGGGCGCCTGATGCGCGCCATCGACACCGTTTCCACGCCGACGACGCGTCTGGCGCTGCTGTTTGTGATGTACACGTTCGTGCGCCAGAAGGAGATGCGCCAAGCAACGTGGGCGGAAATCGACTTTGAAAAACGTCTCTGGATCATTCCCGCGTCTCACACCAAGCGCCGGCGAGAACAGCGAGATCATGTGGTGCCGCTGTCGCGCCAGGCCATGGCGATTTTGGAAACGCAAAAAATGCGCTCATTCACCAGCAAAGAGGCGCTGATCTTTCCGTCCGATATCAAGGGGGCCCAGCTGCCGAAGACGCTGCTGCTCAACGCCGTGAAAACTCTGCACGCGACGCTGCCGGAAGACCAGCGTCCGCCGGAGACGACGGTGCACGGCTTCCGCGCGACGGCCAGCACGCTGCTGAACGGCATGGGATTCCCCCGCGACGTGATCGAACGCCAGCTGTCGCACAAGGAGCGCGACAAGGTGCGTAATGCGTACAACCGCTTCGAATACATCGAGGAACGCACGGCGATGATGCAGGTCTACGCCGACTATCTGGATGCTTTGCGTGACGGCACCCCGACATATGAGTGA
- a CDS encoding chemotaxis protein, whose amino-acid sequence MLKPKSGLMIYLLTVSLLLSTFCWQSIAQAADVQRVSDGYLLSEAAMRDTIAGWTADRESARVLRQGLDDLRAEIAAQAEDTRRLVVDLRRELAAERAEYNRRIRRGRAQGLLLGLLVGAASMAIAK is encoded by the coding sequence GTGCTCAAGCCAAAAAGCGGACTGATGATCTACCTGCTGACCGTCTCGCTACTGCTCTCGACGTTCTGCTGGCAGAGTATCGCGCAGGCCGCTGATGTTCAGCGCGTCTCCGACGGGTATCTGCTCTCCGAGGCCGCCATGCGCGACACCATCGCCGGCTGGACGGCGGATCGCGAGAGCGCCCGCGTCCTGCGGCAGGGACTGGACGATCTGCGGGCGGAGATCGCCGCGCAGGCGGAGGATACGCGGCGGCTCGTCGTGGACCTCCGGCGCGAGCTGGCGGCGGAGCGGGCGGAGTATAATAGACGCATCAGGCGTGGACGGGCACAGGGGCTCCTGCTGGGGTTGCTGGTCGGAGCTGCGAGTATGGCCATAGCAAAATAA
- a CDS encoding transposase produces MTKKSWLLWLAAVVVVGLLAFIYWRQYQDWRETDALISRLRESAATSERRADAIVDATRQREVTVRAQAKKRTDDLPADRLATALDVLLAEYRAGR; encoded by the coding sequence ATGACGAAAAAATCTTGGCTGTTATGGCTGGCGGCGGTTGTCGTTGTCGGACTGCTGGCGTTTATCTATTGGCGTCAATATCAGGACTGGCGTGAGACGGACGCGCTGATCTCCCGCCTGCGCGAGAGCGCCGCCACGTCCGAGCGCCGGGCGGATGCCATCGTGGACGCCACCAGACAAAGGGAGGTGACTGTTCGTGCTCAAGCCAAAAAGCGGACTGATGATCTACCTGCTGACCGTCTCGCTACTGCTCTCGACGTTCTGCTGGCAGAGTATCGCGCAGGCCGCTGA
- a CDS encoding Rha family transcriptional regulator, translating to MLAPLPKLYGKDHLFNQLPNEAVRAMAIREALALWNQGLHRFPEGVDRRWKYGDNLFVAYLYIADLIKHNCEVSLESLESMFNNWSNQEVTYGFFARPVAPESSTLGVTLWKGEARVGSMDVSKYFEKEHKNVMRDIKELDCSFDFQKLNFELLSRTVEVANGAQKEVPYYMMTRDGFTFLVMGYTGKKAAAFKEAYIKAFNAMEEIIRGHSDRVVEIEVDHEAERLELLRRNLALLEGMKKPESILTKGPEKLPESAPRKEDQLALPLPGKKARRRRRCYRFVPPARGYYTATQLAEEFETSRGYIGKVALRYRLKAPKGERNEFGYWYADQRGKNESRLWAYSEFAREWMKKYFEAL from the coding sequence ATGCTCGCACCATTACCGAAACTCTACGGCAAGGACCATCTGTTCAACCAGCTCCCCAATGAGGCCGTTCGGGCCATGGCGATTCGCGAAGCGCTGGCGCTCTGGAATCAGGGGCTTCACAGGTTCCCCGAAGGCGTCGACCGGAGATGGAAGTACGGCGACAATCTGTTCGTGGCGTATCTGTACATCGCCGACCTGATCAAGCACAACTGCGAGGTCAGTCTCGAATCGCTGGAGTCGATGTTCAACAACTGGTCGAATCAGGAAGTGACCTACGGCTTCTTCGCCCGGCCGGTCGCGCCCGAAAGCTCCACCCTCGGCGTGACGCTCTGGAAGGGCGAAGCCCGCGTCGGCAGCATGGACGTGTCCAAGTATTTCGAGAAGGAACATAAAAATGTGATGCGAGATATTAAAGAGCTGGACTGTTCCTTTGATTTTCAAAAGCTCAATTTTGAGCTCTTGTCCCGAACCGTTGAAGTTGCTAACGGCGCGCAAAAAGAAGTTCCCTACTACATGATGACCCGCGACGGGTTCACGTTCCTCGTGATGGGCTACACGGGCAAGAAAGCGGCGGCGTTCAAAGAAGCCTACATCAAGGCCTTCAACGCCATGGAAGAGATCATCCGCGGGCATTCCGACCGCGTGGTCGAGATCGAAGTGGATCACGAGGCCGAACGCCTCGAACTGCTGCGCCGCAATCTGGCGCTGCTGGAGGGGATGAAGAAGCCCGAATCAATCCTGACCAAAGGGCCTGAGAAGCTGCCGGAAAGCGCGCCGCGGAAGGAAGACCAGCTGGCGCTGCCTCTGCCGGGAAAGAAGGCGCGACGGCGTCGGCGCTGTTACCGCTTCGTCCCTCCGGCGCGCGGCTACTACACCGCCACGCAGCTGGCGGAAGAGTTCGAGACGAGCCGGGGATACATCGGTAAAGTCGCGCTCCGCTACCGGCTGAAAGCGCCCAAGGGCGAACGCAACGAGTTCGGCTATTGGTACGCCGACCAGAGGGGCAAAAATGAATCCCGGCTGTGGGCGTACAGCGAGTTCGCCCGCGAGTGGATGAAGAAGTATTTCGAAGCGCTGTAA
- a CDS encoding helix-turn-helix domain-containing protein has translation MDKLLTVKEVAEIIGVHIDTVRIWLRTGRMKGVKFGKAWRIPESELKKGNPE, from the coding sequence ATGGATAAACTTCTCACAGTAAAGGAGGTTGCCGAAATCATTGGAGTTCACATTGACACCGTGAGGATATGGCTGCGTACAGGCCGAATGAAAGGCGTAAAGTTCGGGAAGGCGTGGCGCATTCCTGAAAGCGAACTCAAAAAAGGCAACCCCGAATAA
- a CDS encoding D-Ala-D-Ala carboxypeptidase family metallohydrolase has translation MSEKLSEHFSREECACRDHCGFDTPDPRLLELAEKVRTILKEPMHVHSVCRCKARNTRQGGSPTSKHLKGQAMDFHCERLSPLAVYNAIAKAWYDGRLPELGGVGLYDWGVHIDVAKAPDGHLRKWDLRKRR, from the coding sequence ATGTCCGAAAAACTATCGGAGCATTTCAGCCGGGAGGAGTGCGCGTGCCGCGATCACTGCGGTTTCGACACGCCCGATCCGCGGCTGCTGGAACTGGCGGAGAAGGTTAGGACAATCCTGAAAGAACCAATGCACGTTCACAGCGTGTGCCGCTGCAAGGCGCGCAACACCAGGCAGGGCGGTTCGCCGACGTCGAAACATCTGAAGGGGCAGGCGATGGATTTCCATTGTGAACGCCTGTCGCCGCTGGCAGTCTACAACGCCATCGCCAAGGCGTGGTACGACGGACGGCTGCCCGAGCTGGGCGGCGTCGGGCTCTATGATTGGGGCGTGCACATCGATGTCGCCAAAGCGCCGGATGGGCATTTGAGAAAGTGGGATTTGCGAAAAAGGAGATAG
- a CDS encoding type II toxin-antitoxin system RelE/ParE family toxin — protein sequence MEILLKKQPQKYLKKLDEKTRTKLYAALDEVSEFKGDIRRLAGTKNLYRYKTPPFRIIFEWRKSEIVITVIEINTRIDIKYKEAAR from the coding sequence ATGGAGATACTGCTCAAAAAGCAACCGCAAAAATACCTCAAAAAGCTCGACGAAAAAACGAGAACGAAGCTGTATGCCGCCCTCGACGAAGTCTCGGAATTCAAGGGCGACATTCGCAGGCTGGCGGGCACGAAAAATCTATACCGCTACAAAACGCCGCCTTTCCGCATCATCTTTGAATGGCGCAAGAGCGAAATCGTTATCACCGTCATCGAAATCAACACTCGAATCGATATCAAATACAAGGAGGCCGCACGATGA
- a CDS encoding toxin-antitoxin system HicB family antitoxin, translating into MKKGLGMEDIRRRIARIDAQPAEELTPEERASLDAAEAMDDGTTIALEELKLQLDEYSGRIVLRIPRSLHKTLKDAAAVEGVSLNQYMLYKLAR; encoded by the coding sequence ATGAAAAAAGGACTCGGAATGGAAGATATCCGGCGCCGCATAGCGCGCATCGACGCGCAGCCCGCCGAGGAACTGACGCCTGAAGAACGGGCGTCGCTGGACGCCGCGGAGGCCATGGACGACGGGACGACCATTGCCTTGGAGGAACTGAAGCTGCAGCTCGACGAGTACAGCGGGCGCATTGTGCTGCGGATCCCGCGCAGCCTGCATAAGACGTTGAAAGACGCCGCCGCCGTCGAGGGAGTCAGCCTCAACCAGTACATGTTGTATAAACTGGCGCGCTAG